The following coding sequences lie in one Burkholderia cepacia genomic window:
- a CDS encoding TRAP transporter substrate-binding protein: MKHRFTGSRTVLAVALMAGFAMSAQARVFRSADVHGDNFPTNMAVKFMGDELSKQTGGKDSIKVFGNSALGSEKDTVDQVRIGAIDMARVNGASFNEIVPESLIPSFPFLFRDVDHFRKAMYGPAGQKILDAFTAKGMIALTFYESGARSIYAKRPVRSPADMKGLKVRVQPSDLMVDEIKAMGGTPTPMPFAEVYTGLKTGLVDAAENNMPSYEETKHYEVAPDYSETQHAMTPEVLVFSKKVWDTLSPQEQAAIKKAAADSVPYYQKLWTAREASAQQLVTKGGAKILPAAQIDRAAFVKAMQPLWTKYEKTPQMKQIVDEIEATK, encoded by the coding sequence ATGAAGCACCGATTCACCGGCTCCCGTACCGTTCTGGCCGTCGCGCTGATGGCCGGCTTTGCGATGTCCGCGCAGGCGCGCGTGTTCCGCTCGGCGGACGTGCACGGCGACAACTTCCCGACCAACATGGCCGTGAAGTTCATGGGCGACGAACTGTCGAAGCAGACGGGCGGCAAGGATTCGATCAAGGTGTTCGGCAACAGCGCGCTGGGCTCCGAGAAGGACACGGTCGACCAGGTGCGGATCGGTGCGATCGACATGGCGCGCGTGAACGGTGCGTCGTTCAACGAGATCGTGCCGGAATCGCTGATCCCGTCGTTCCCGTTCCTGTTCCGCGACGTCGACCATTTCCGCAAGGCGATGTACGGCCCGGCCGGCCAGAAGATCCTCGATGCGTTCACCGCGAAGGGGATGATCGCGCTGACGTTCTACGAGAGCGGCGCGCGCTCGATCTACGCGAAGCGCCCGGTGCGCTCGCCGGCCGACATGAAGGGGCTGAAGGTGCGCGTGCAGCCGTCCGACCTGATGGTCGACGAGATCAAGGCGATGGGCGGCACGCCGACGCCGATGCCGTTCGCCGAGGTGTATACGGGGCTGAAGACGGGCCTCGTCGACGCGGCGGAAAACAACATGCCGTCGTACGAGGAAACCAAGCACTACGAAGTGGCGCCCGATTACTCGGAAACGCAGCACGCGATGACGCCGGAAGTGCTGGTGTTCTCGAAGAAGGTGTGGGACACGCTGTCGCCGCAGGAGCAGGCCGCGATCAAGAAGGCCGCGGCCGATTCGGTGCCGTACTACCAGAAGCTGTGGACCGCGCGCGAGGCATCCGCGCAGCAGCTGGTGACGAAGGGCGGCGCGAAGATCCTGCCGGCCGCGCAGATCGACCGCGCGGCGTTCGTGAAGGCGATGCAGCCGCTGTGGACGAAGTATGAAAAGACGCCGCAGATGAAGCAGATCGTCGACGAGATCGAGGCCACCAAGTGA
- a CDS encoding TRAP transporter large permease yields MELAILSVSFLIFLVLGVPVSFALGIACVLTYMVEGLPIATAMQAMISGMNAFSFLAVPFFIFSGELMLHGGIADRILRFAQATVGHFRGGLGMANVVACTLFGGVSGSPTADTSAMGGVVIPLMKREGYSAAYAVNVTTHASLAGALMPTSTNMIIYAFAAQGITGMLHGQPVSGVSIGDLLFSGLLPVLWVMGFVLAAAYWQAVRHGYPRREDGSSALPKFPGWYAVLRSFVGAVPGLMVIAIILVCVAKGIATATEAAAIAVVYSLVLTAVVYRTLTAEKLRRALSHAARTTGVVLLLIAVSNMLRFQMSYLEIPDAIEGLLKQSTAAPWLMLLYINIIQVFLGTFVDMAAHILITTPLFLPIAMACGVGPVQFGIMLLLNCSLGLVHPPIGSVQFVGCAIGNVSIGETTKMAWPYYLAIFSAINIVTYLPFFSTWLPSLISGHAVF; encoded by the coding sequence ATGGAACTCGCGATCCTGTCCGTCAGTTTTCTGATTTTTCTCGTACTCGGCGTGCCCGTGTCGTTCGCGCTCGGCATAGCCTGCGTGTTGACCTACATGGTCGAAGGCCTGCCGATCGCGACCGCGATGCAGGCGATGATCTCGGGGATGAACGCGTTCTCGTTCCTCGCGGTGCCGTTCTTCATCTTCTCCGGCGAACTGATGCTGCACGGCGGCATCGCGGACCGGATCCTGCGCTTCGCGCAGGCGACCGTTGGCCACTTCCGTGGCGGCCTCGGGATGGCGAACGTCGTCGCGTGTACGCTGTTCGGCGGCGTGTCGGGTTCGCCGACCGCCGATACGTCCGCGATGGGCGGCGTGGTGATTCCGCTGATGAAGCGCGAAGGCTACAGCGCCGCGTACGCGGTCAACGTGACGACGCACGCATCGCTCGCTGGCGCACTGATGCCGACGTCGACCAACATGATCATCTACGCGTTCGCCGCGCAGGGGATCACCGGGATGCTGCACGGCCAGCCGGTGAGCGGCGTGTCGATCGGCGACCTGCTGTTCTCGGGGCTGCTGCCGGTGTTGTGGGTGATGGGCTTCGTGCTCGCCGCCGCGTACTGGCAGGCCGTGCGCCACGGCTATCCGCGCCGTGAGGACGGTTCGTCCGCGCTGCCGAAGTTCCCCGGCTGGTATGCGGTGCTGCGCAGCTTCGTCGGTGCGGTGCCCGGCCTGATGGTGATCGCGATCATCCTCGTGTGCGTCGCGAAGGGGATCGCGACCGCGACCGAAGCTGCCGCGATCGCCGTCGTGTACTCGCTCGTGCTGACCGCGGTCGTCTACCGCACGCTGACGGCCGAGAAGCTGCGCCGTGCGCTGTCGCATGCGGCGCGCACGACAGGCGTCGTGCTGCTGCTGATCGCGGTGTCCAACATGCTGCGCTTCCAGATGTCGTACCTGGAGATTCCGGATGCGATCGAAGGGCTGCTCAAGCAGTCGACCGCCGCGCCGTGGCTGATGCTGCTGTACATCAACATCATCCAGGTGTTTCTCGGCACGTTCGTCGACATGGCAGCGCACATCCTGATCACGACGCCGCTGTTCCTGCCGATCGCGATGGCGTGCGGCGTCGGGCCGGTGCAGTTCGGGATCATGCTGCTGCTGAACTGCTCGCTCGGCCTCGTGCACCCGCCGATCGGATCGGTGCAGTTCGTCGGCTGCGCGATCGGCAACGTGTCGATCGGAGAGACCACGAAGATGGCGTGGCCGTACTACCTCGCGATCTTCAGTGCGATCAATATCGTCACGTACCTGCCGTTCTTCTCGACCTGGCTGCCGAGCCTGATCAGCGGGCACGCGGTGTTCTGA
- a CDS encoding TRAP transporter small permease yields MTRRTSLNSAAAAGSSAAAPDGAALARPHAAPFLHCVNDVLFRVLAVIASACLAVLTVLVFYAVVMRYVFENAPDFVEPIALLLVIVIAMFGAAMKVRDGGHIGLDSLVRRLPPKSRNVVIAIQHLSLIAFAIMIIAGCGSMAAETMGDRIPIIGLPEGVRYLIAIPAAIAIILFSLEHLLALRRSSSGQ; encoded by the coding sequence GTGACGCGTCGCACTTCCCTGAACAGCGCGGCGGCCGCGGGTTCGTCGGCCGCCGCCCCGGACGGCGCGGCGCTGGCGCGGCCGCATGCCGCGCCGTTCCTGCATTGCGTGAACGACGTGTTGTTCCGCGTGCTGGCCGTGATCGCGTCGGCGTGTCTCGCGGTGCTCACGGTGCTGGTGTTCTACGCGGTCGTGATGCGCTACGTGTTCGAGAATGCACCGGATTTCGTCGAGCCGATCGCGCTGCTGCTCGTGATCGTGATCGCGATGTTCGGCGCGGCGATGAAGGTGCGCGACGGCGGCCATATCGGCCTCGACTCGCTCGTGCGCCGGCTGCCGCCGAAATCGCGCAACGTGGTCATCGCGATCCAGCACCTGAGCCTGATCGCGTTCGCGATCATGATCATCGCCGGCTGCGGCAGCATGGCCGCCGAGACGATGGGCGACCGCATCCCGATCATCGGGCTGCCCGAAGGCGTGCGCTACCTGATCGCGATACCCGCGGCGATCGCCATCATTCTCTTCTCGCTCGAGCACCTGCTCGCGCTTCGTCGTTCTTCGTCGGGACAATAA